Proteins encoded by one window of Misgurnus anguillicaudatus chromosome 4, ASM2758022v2, whole genome shotgun sequence:
- the stat5b gene encoding signal transducer and activator of transcription 5B — MALWIQAQQLQGDALHQMQSLYGQHFPIEVRHYLAQWLEAQAWDAIDLENQQDEFKAKRLLDSLIQELQKKAEHQMGEDGFLLKIKLGHYASQLKSTYDPCPLEFVRCVKHILYTERRLVQEASNASSPGAGPVDGTPQRYQQINQTFEELRVMMQETENDLRKLQHSQEYFIIQYQESLRIQAQLSSLSSLPPAERVQRETGLQSRKSTLEAWLTREANTLQKYRQELAEKHQKTLTLLRKQQALIVDDELIQWKRRQQLAGNGGPAEGGLDILQTWCEKLADMIWQNRQQIRRVEHLTQQLPIPGPTEELLAELNATVTDIISALVTSTFIIEKQPPQVLKTQTKFSATVRLLVGGKLNVHMNPPQVKASIVSEQQAKALLKNENTRNDSSGEILNNNCVMEYHQTTGTLSAHFRTMSLKRIKRSDRRGAESVTEEKFTVLFESQFSVGGNELVFHVKTLSLPVVVIVHGSQDNNATATVLWDNAFSEPGRVPFVVPDKVLWPQLCEALNMKYKSEVQSDRGLSEDNLVFLAQKAFSSSSNNPEDYRNMTITWSQFNRESLPSRNFTFWQWFDGVIELMKKHLKSHWNDGAILGFLNKQQAQDMLMSKPNGTFLLRFSDSEIGGITIAWVAENPNKAGERMVWNLMPFTTKDFSIRSLADRISDLNHLLFLYPNQPKDEVFSRYCTPPNSKAVGDGYVKPEIKQVVKVEFSSPNPEPSHGNSSFMEHAMSPTISQQHNFTIYPSMNDPMLDTEGEFDLDETMDMARQVEEFLRQPMETQWSGQQS, encoded by the exons ATGGCATTGTGGATACAGGCGCAGCAGTTGCAGGGGGACGCCCTGCACCAGATGCAGTCTTTGTATGGGCAGCATTTTCCCATTGAGGTGCGGCATTATCTGGCCCAGTGGCTGGAAGCTCA GGCATGGGATGCCATAGATCTGGAGAACCAGCAGGATGAGTTTAAAGCCAAGCGTCTATTGGACAGTCTGATACAGGAGTTGCAGAAGAAGGCAGAACATCAGATGGGTGAAGATGGGTTTCTGCTCAAAATCAAACTGGGTCATTACGCCTCACAGCTGAAG AGCACCTATGACCCCTGCCCTCTGGAGTTTGTGCGGTGTGTCAAACACATACTCTACACTGAGCGAAGACTTGTACAGGAAGCATCTAAT GCCAGCAGTCCAGGTGCTGGTCCAGTAGATGGAACCCCTCAGAGATACCAGCAGATCAACCAGACGTTTGAAGAGCTTCGCGTTATGATGCAGGAGACAGAAAATGATCTCCGCAAACTGCAGCATAGTCAGGAATACTTCATCATTCAGTACCAGGAGAGCTTGAGGATACAAG CTCAGTTAAGTAGTTTGTCCAGCCTTCCACCAGCCGAGCGTGTTCAGAGAGAAACTGGTCTGCAGAGCAGGAAGTCAACATTGGAGGCTTGGCTCACGCGAGAGGCCAACACCTTACAGAAATACAGACAG gagcTGGCCGAGAAACATCAGAAGACTTTGACTCTGTTGAGGAAACAGCAGGCGCTGATCGTGGATGATGAACTCATTCAGTGGAAAAGACGACAACAGCTCGCTGGAAATGGAGGACCAGCAGAGGGAGGACTAGACATACTGCAAACCTG GTGTGAAAAGCTGGCTGATATGATCTGGCAAAATAGACAGCAGATTCGTCGAGTTGAGCACCTGACGCAGCAGCTGCCCATACCTGGACCAACTGAGGAACTGCTCGCCGAACTCAATGCtactgtcacagacatcatatcAGCACTTGTCActag cACGTTTATTATAGAGAAGCAGCCTCCTCAGGTGCTCAAGACTCAGACTAAGTTTTCAGCAACGGTGCGTCTGCTTGTCGGAGGAAAACTCAATGTGCACATGAATCCACCTCAGGTTAAAGCCTCCATCGTCAGCGAGCAGCAGGCCAAGGCTTTACTCAAGAACGAGAACACCCGCAA TGACAGCAGTGGGGAGATCTTAAACAACAACTGTGTTATGGAGTACCACCAAACCACAGGCACCCTGAGCGCACACTTCAGGACCATG TCTCTGAAGCGTATTAAGCGTTCAGACCGGCGTGGGGCAGAATCAGTGACAGAGGAAAAGTTTACCGTTCTGTTTGAGTCTCAGTTCAGTGTGGGAGGAAATGAGCTTGTGTTTCATGTCAAG ACATTATCACTGCCTGTCGTGGTTATTGTTCATGGTAGTCAAGACAACAACGCCACAGCGACTGTGCTCTGGGACAATGCTTTCTCTGAACCG GGTCGAGTGCCATTTGTGGTACCTGATAAAGTTCTGTGGCCACAGCTGTGTGAGGCTTTGAACATGAAGTATAAATCAGAGGTTCAGAGCGACAGAGGCCTGTCAGAAGATAATCTGGTGTTCCTCGCTCAGAAGGCCTTCAGCAGCTCCAGCAACAATCCTGAGGACTATCGCAATATGACCATCACCTGGTCTCAGTTCAACAGG GAGAGTTTACCAAGCAGAAATTTCACATTCTGGCAGTGGTTTGATGGAGTAATTGAGCTAATGAAGAAACATCTGAAGTCTCATTGGAATGATGG AGCAATTTTGGGTTTCCTGAACAAACAGCAGGCTCAGGATATGTTGATGTCCAAACCCAATGGCACATTTCTCCTGCGATTCAGCGACTCTGAGATTGGAGGGATCACTATTGCATGGGTTGCAGAGAACCCCAATAAAGCAG GAGAACGAATGGTGTGGAACCTCATGCCCTTCACTACTAAAGATTTCTCCATCCGCTCTTTGGCTGATCGGATCAGTGATCTGAACCATCTACTATTCCTCTACCCTAACCAGCCTAAAGACGAAGTCTTCTCACGTTACTGCACACCTCCAAACT CAAAGGCAGTGGGTGATGGATATGTCAAACCAGAGATCAAGCAGGTGGTGAAGGTTGA